The Chordicoccus furentiruminis DNA window ATTCGAAAGGAATCGAGGTCGGGACCTGTAAAATAGTGCGGTGGTATCCGGTTCGAATTCGACGGAATTCAACATGATGATAGCACCATATTGCCTGTCCGGTGTCAAGTGTTTTTGACAACAACCGCCGTGCATCCGCTGCTCCCCTGCCGTCCCCTGCCGCGCACGAATCCTCTCCTGTTCGGCCGGTGGATGAGTATGGTATAATGAATCGGATTAAGGCGTTTGCAGATCATGACAAACGGGCCGCAGAAACAGGCAAGAGGTCAGATGAGAACGGTACGACAGAATTATAAATCACAGCATAAATCCAGAAGCAGAGCACGGCAGAAATCTGTTCAATTGCATCGGTCGATGATAGAAAAAAACAAAGATGCAAAAATTCTTGTCATTCTGCATCTGTTTTATCCGATGAGCTGGATCGAGATAAAAGAATATTTAGATAATTTATCCTGCTATCATTACGAGCTGATTGTGACCGTTACGAACGGGATGATTCCGGATGCCGTCATCGCTCAAATCAGAGACTTCAAGCCAGATGTCCGGATCATCGAATGTGAGAACAAAGGATTTGATGTAAGGCCATTTATGATGGCGATACAATCTGTGGATTTGCACAAATATGATGTTGTTGTCAAACTCCAGTCTAAAAGCACGAAAAGAAGATGGATTTTCATTTATAATCAGCTGTTCCTGCGCAGGGACTGGTTTCTTGACCTGTTTGAAGGGATACTGTCACCGGAAAACGTCCATCAGAATATTGACACGCTTCTTCATGACCCTGAGATCGGATTGGTTGCGGCTCGAAATCTGATCGTTCATGATCCTTCTTATAAAGAAGAATTAGTCAGGAGAATCGCCCGGAAGCACAATGTCATCATGAGGGATCACTATGAATTTGTTGCCGGTACCTGCTTTATGGCTAAGGCTGAAACCTTAGAGGTTCTTAAAAATATAAAATACAGCGACTCGGATTTTGACAGCCGGCAGGGAGCTAACGGAAATACAAGAGGCATGTCGTTTGCGCATTTCCTTGAACGGTATATGTGTACATCCGTGAGCGATCAGGGTTATGCATTTAAAGGCAATGATATTCGCATTAAGCGACATAAATTTCTGGAGCCCGCTGCAAAGGTGCTGAGGCGATATTCTTCTGCCAATCTGCTCACTGAAGACATTGAATTTGATCCGGAATGGTTCTACTGGCAGCTGGATAACCAACTGATAACATGGAAATATAAAAAAGTACCTATTAAAAAACTCAAACATTGTTTTGACTTTAAGGTCACGCCTCTTCTGGAGACACAACCTTACCGGTATCTGAAAGGTGATGTTGAGGGATATAAGAAATACTGTGATTTTCATCAAAAAAATGGTCTTCCTGTTATGTCGGTAGAACGCTTTGAAAAGCTCAGAAAATCGATCGCCAGGAATGGATACAATCCGAGAAATATCATTATTGTAAGTCCGAATAATGTGATCATGGACGGACAGCACCGAGCCTGCTGCTTGTGTGAACAGCTGGGTGAAGATGCATCTGTCAAAGTTCTTCAGGTCCATATTCTGCGGCCCAAAGAAATCTTGAGGGAAAGGCTTCCGATGCCGCTTCAGAAGAAAATCCATGATTTCAGACATAGGAATGATTCATAAATGAAAAGAAAATCACTGAAAGTCAATGCGGCTTTAAATGTAATAAAACAACTATGTATGATCATCTTTCCGATGATCACATTCCCATATGCCTCCAGAGTGCTGGGAACGTTTCATTATGGAAAAATCAATTTTGGATCTTCGATCATCAGTTACATAATGCTTATTGCCGGACTGGGCGTTTCGAAATATGCAATTCGTGAAGGGGCAAGAGTAAAAGACGACAGGAAGAGGCTGGATGAGCTGTGCGATGAGGTTTTCAGTATCAATATCATATCCACGATTGTCGCATACGCAGTTTTGCTTTTCCTGATGCTGTTCTGGAAAAAACTCGACGGATATAAAGCCCTTCTGATGATTCAGGGGCTGACTGTCTTGTTCACCACAATAGGGACTGACTGGATCAATTCGATCTACGAAGATTTTCTTTATCTTACAATCCGGTATATCGTATGCCAGGGCATTGCCGTTGTACTCATGCTCGCGCTTGTGAGAAGCAAGAACGACTATTTATTGTACGCCCTCGCGGGTACTAGCAGCATTGTGCTGGCGAATATGGCCAACATCTTTTACATCAGGAAAGCCTATAACATACACCTTCACTTTACAATTCATCTGAATGTCAGAAAGCATCTGAAACCTATCCTTCTGCTTTTTGGTACTGCGATTGCGTCCATGATTTATGTCAACTCGGATGTTACGATTCTGGGTGTTCTTAAGAATGAAAACGAAGTCGGACTTTACAGTGCTTCCGCCAAAATATACTCATTAGTAAAACAGGTTTTGAATGCATTGCTGATCGTTGCTGTTCCCAGAATTTCAAACGAAATTGCAACGAGCACCAGGGAAAAATTAAATGCACACCTGTCTGAGATACTGGGAGACTTATTGATTATGGCAGGCCCGGCCTGTATCGGCCTTCTGTCTTTGTCAAGGAACATTATATTACTCTTTTCAGGCAGCAGCTTCGAAGGAGCGGCCTCATCCTTACAGATTCTCAGCTTTTCACTGATATTTGCGACGCTGGCTTGTTTTTATATCAATGTTGTCTTGATTCCGTTCCGGATGGAAAAGGGCGCACTGTTAGCGACAATTGTTTCTGCCACGGTAAATATTGTTCTGAATTTCATTTTGATTCCTCATTATGGGAAGGACGCAGCTGCTTTTACGACATTGCTTTCTGAGGCTATCCTGACTATGATGGGAATCTTCTACACAAGAAAACTGATTCATCTGCAAATCACACGGCCATTGATCATAGGAATTCTGAATGCAGCAGTCACTTTTTTCAGCTGCCGCTTTATTTCGGGTATGAAACTGGGAAACCTTTTCACGATCATTCTCTCTATACTGGCTTCCGGTGTTTTATGTGCGGCTGTTCTGCTTGTCGGATATAGGGAAAAGTTTAACAGTTTTGCCGGAATGATCACATCGAAACTGAAGAAATGATAACAGAAAAGAAGCGAAAAGAGCAAAGCATTGACGGACAAACCAATAAAAGAACGCGGGATTCCAGGTTTGAATTGCTGAGAATCATTGCCATGCTCTGCATTGTTACCGGACATTCAATGACTCACGGCGTTCTTACTGGCTCTGAAGTCAATACGATCCCGCCAGTATCATT harbors:
- a CDS encoding rhamnan synthesis F family protein, giving the protein MIEKNKDAKILVILHLFYPMSWIEIKEYLDNLSCYHYELIVTVTNGMIPDAVIAQIRDFKPDVRIIECENKGFDVRPFMMAIQSVDLHKYDVVVKLQSKSTKRRWIFIYNQLFLRRDWFLDLFEGILSPENVHQNIDTLLHDPEIGLVAARNLIVHDPSYKEELVRRIARKHNVIMRDHYEFVAGTCFMAKAETLEVLKNIKYSDSDFDSRQGANGNTRGMSFAHFLERYMCTSVSDQGYAFKGNDIRIKRHKFLEPAAKVLRRYSSANLLTEDIEFDPEWFYWQLDNQLITWKYKKVPIKKLKHCFDFKVTPLLETQPYRYLKGDVEGYKKYCDFHQKNGLPVMSVERFEKLRKSIARNGYNPRNIIIVSPNNVIMDGQHRACCLCEQLGEDASVKVLQVHILRPKEILRERLPMPLQKKIHDFRHRNDS
- a CDS encoding flippase, translating into MKRKSLKVNAALNVIKQLCMIIFPMITFPYASRVLGTFHYGKINFGSSIISYIMLIAGLGVSKYAIREGARVKDDRKRLDELCDEVFSINIISTIVAYAVLLFLMLFWKKLDGYKALLMIQGLTVLFTTIGTDWINSIYEDFLYLTIRYIVCQGIAVVLMLALVRSKNDYLLYALAGTSSIVLANMANIFYIRKAYNIHLHFTIHLNVRKHLKPILLLFGTAIASMIYVNSDVTILGVLKNENEVGLYSASAKIYSLVKQVLNALLIVAVPRISNEIATSTREKLNAHLSEILGDLLIMAGPACIGLLSLSRNIILLFSGSSFEGAASSLQILSFSLIFATLACFYINVVLIPFRMEKGALLATIVSATVNIVLNFILIPHYGKDAAAFTTLLSEAILTMMGIFYTRKLIHLQITRPLIIGILNAAVTFFSCRFISGMKLGNLFTIILSILASGVLCAAVLLVGYREKFNSFAGMITSKLKK